One genomic region from Gemmatimonadota bacterium encodes:
- a CDS encoding ATP-grasp domain-containing protein has translation MSTDAVSPVPSSLRPDTPAAAWPPVLVTGAESRPGLLVVRGLGRAGIPVLAAGSGPRPLGFASRYARVRQAVPSAAADPDGFVDAVVDLARREGAGLIMPATESSLVALDARRDDVDAAAPLAAAPSPAVRTSLDKRAMLPLAAELGLDVPRTARGASAAELLERTADFVFPLAIKPFGPGVLVEAQTGRSMDLKVTFADDRAALARILGEWEDRAAGLIVQEYVQGLGVGVEGVYDRGRRVALLAYDRVRENPVTGGVATIRRSIALPADLAAGTDRLLARLGWHGVGMTEWKRRPDGSYVFMELNGRFSAGGAVTMDSGFNFPHLVAALFLGRPLPSFPPYALGVTERWLIGDLQALERYAVARLEGPGSSVATRLPPARRVLTDFVRDFRPGVGLDEVKGDDLRPLVPWLLDVASQAGRSAVRLAKALLRPWVRRGRSLLQRK, from the coding sequence ATGAGCACGGACGCCGTCTCGCCCGTCCCCTCCTCGCTGCGGCCCGACACGCCCGCCGCGGCCTGGCCTCCGGTCCTGGTGACGGGCGCGGAGAGCCGACCCGGCCTGCTCGTGGTGCGCGGGCTCGGCCGCGCCGGCATCCCCGTCCTGGCCGCGGGCTCCGGCCCGCGTCCGCTCGGCTTCGCGTCGCGGTATGCCCGCGTGCGGCAGGCGGTCCCATCGGCCGCCGCCGATCCCGACGGGTTCGTGGACGCGGTGGTGGACCTGGCCCGGCGCGAGGGCGCGGGCCTGATCATGCCCGCCACCGAATCCTCGCTCGTGGCGCTCGACGCCCGCCGGGACGACGTGGACGCCGCCGCCCCGCTGGCGGCCGCGCCCTCCCCCGCGGTGCGCACCAGCCTGGACAAGCGCGCCATGCTGCCGCTCGCGGCCGAGCTGGGCCTCGACGTCCCGCGCACCGCCCGGGGTGCGAGCGCGGCCGAGCTGCTGGAGCGCACGGCGGACTTCGTGTTCCCTCTCGCGATCAAGCCGTTCGGGCCGGGCGTGCTGGTGGAGGCGCAGACCGGTCGCTCGATGGACCTCAAGGTCACGTTCGCCGACGATCGCGCCGCGCTGGCGCGCATCCTGGGCGAGTGGGAGGACCGCGCCGCCGGGCTGATCGTGCAGGAGTACGTCCAGGGCCTCGGCGTGGGCGTGGAGGGGGTCTACGACCGTGGGCGACGGGTGGCGCTGCTCGCGTACGACCGCGTGCGGGAGAACCCGGTCACGGGAGGCGTGGCCACGATCCGCCGCAGCATCGCGCTCCCGGCGGACCTGGCGGCGGGCACCGATCGGCTGCTGGCCCGCCTCGGATGGCACGGGGTGGGGATGACGGAGTGGAAGCGGCGCCCGGACGGGAGCTACGTCTTCATGGAGTTGAACGGCCGCTTCTCCGCCGGGGGGGCCGTCACCATGGACTCCGGCTTCAACTTCCCGCATCTCGTGGCCGCGCTCTTCCTGGGCCGGCCGCTCCCGTCGTTTCCGCCCTACGCGCTCGGGGTGACGGAGCGATGGCTGATCGGGGATCTGCAGGCGCTCGAGCGCTACGCGGTCGCCCGCCTCGAAGGACCGGGCTCCTCCGTCGCCACCCGTCTGCCCCCGGCGCGCCGCGTGCTGACGGACTTCGTGCGCGACTTCCGGCCGGGGGTGGGGCTGGACGAGGTGAAGGGGGACGACCTGCGGCCGCTCGTGCCCTGGCTCCTCGACGTGGCATCCCAGGCCGGACGCAGCGCCGTGCGGCTCGCGAAAGCGCTGCTGCGGCCCTGGGTGCGGCGGGGTCGTTCGCTCTTGCAGAGGAAATAG
- a CDS encoding nuclear transport factor 2 family protein, whose translation MSRVRAHRRGCGRGATLWALLLTPTALCAQVAPGGSGAPLAQRAQAEYRARILEQIQERLDDWREAWNTDDAETLTEFYAEDAVLRPPRSGALRGRALIGRFLTQALPLAGEIRTGLYDLEGSGRLAYIAGTWEHDQDGRTWHGDYVLVLEAGRVWRIRAQLFYTRPEAEAPGLPALGQGGSEFNAVNLSREEPEVQQLLDRMAGAWLAGDTVRLGGLWRDDIVFGTRDGRRATGRAAALALWQEQRQPDEGVQDIVIDAQRSERFAYVFAQTVVSWTEDGLRRTRSVPVVQILYREGDRWGLRAYLPLD comes from the coding sequence GTGAGCCGCGTGCGCGCGCACCGGCGTGGGTGCGGTCGAGGCGCGACCCTGTGGGCGCTCCTGCTGACCCCGACGGCGCTGTGCGCGCAGGTCGCGCCCGGAGGGAGCGGCGCGCCGCTCGCGCAACGCGCGCAGGCGGAGTACCGCGCCCGCATCCTGGAGCAGATCCAGGAGCGCCTCGACGATTGGCGCGAGGCCTGGAACACCGACGACGCCGAAACGCTGACGGAGTTCTACGCGGAGGACGCCGTGCTGCGTCCTCCGCGCAGCGGGGCCCTGCGAGGCCGCGCGCTCATCGGCCGCTTCCTGACGCAGGCGCTCCCCCTGGCCGGCGAGATCCGCACGGGCCTCTACGATCTCGAAGGATCCGGTCGGTTGGCCTACATCGCGGGGACGTGGGAGCACGACCAGGACGGACGGACCTGGCACGGGGACTACGTGCTCGTGCTCGAGGCCGGGCGCGTGTGGCGCATCCGCGCCCAGCTCTTCTACACGCGCCCGGAGGCCGAGGCGCCGGGGCTGCCCGCGCTCGGTCAGGGAGGCAGCGAGTTCAACGCGGTGAATCTCTCCCGGGAGGAACCGGAGGTGCAGCAGCTCCTCGACCGGATGGCGGGCGCCTGGCTCGCGGGAGACACGGTCCGTCTCGGGGGTCTGTGGCGTGACGACATCGTGTTCGGCACGCGGGACGGTCGGCGCGCCACCGGGCGGGCGGCCGCGCTGGCGCTCTGGCAGGAGCAGCGCCAGCCCGACGAAGGCGTACAGGACATCGTCATCGACGCGCAGCGCAGCGAGCGCTTCGCCTACGTCTTCGCGCAGACCGTCGTGAGCTGGACGGAGGACGGGCTGCGACGCACGCGCTCGGTTCCGGTGGTGCAGATCCTCTACCGCGAAGGCGACCGGTGGGGTCTGCGCGCCTACCTGCCGCTCGACTGA
- a CDS encoding nitroreductase — protein sequence MRPFDPQQDRAVRARHPRAGSFGPDEDPWTVQEAAWPASGPAEDRLRFLLRYAILAPSSHNTQPWRFGVHDAGVDVFSDPARALPVVDPDERELIVSCGAAIFHLRVAAARFGWTARVVPFPAPKDPTLLARVELAPGPPDPALAALLPSIPRRHTARIGFEPRALDPELVGRLRAAARAEGAWLEVVEEIERRRAVARLVAWGDKAQSADPGFRHELARWLRPNHPERRDGIPGYALGLSDVAARVGPMVVRTFDLGKGHAARDLELAESSPALLVLGTALDGRCSWLAAGQALAHVLLRLTAEGAVASFLNQPIEVPRLRPTLTSLVGATGAAQLLLRAGYGPPGPATPRRPLTEVLIRT from the coding sequence ATGCGACCCTTCGACCCCCAACAGGATCGCGCCGTTCGGGCGCGGCATCCGCGAGCCGGCTCCTTCGGGCCCGACGAGGACCCCTGGACGGTGCAGGAAGCGGCCTGGCCCGCATCGGGGCCTGCGGAGGACAGGCTCCGTTTCCTTCTGCGCTACGCGATCCTGGCGCCCTCGAGCCACAACACCCAGCCCTGGCGCTTCGGTGTGCACGACGCGGGCGTCGATGTCTTCTCCGACCCGGCGCGGGCCCTGCCGGTGGTCGACCCCGACGAGCGCGAGCTGATCGTCAGTTGCGGTGCCGCGATCTTCCACCTGAGGGTCGCCGCCGCCCGCTTCGGCTGGACCGCGCGCGTCGTGCCGTTCCCCGCGCCCAAGGATCCCACGCTCCTGGCGCGCGTGGAGCTCGCTCCCGGCCCGCCGGATCCGGCGTTGGCGGCCCTGCTGCCCTCCATCCCCCGGCGGCACACGGCGCGGATCGGCTTCGAGCCGCGTGCGCTCGATCCGGAGCTCGTGGGGCGACTCCGGGCCGCGGCCCGCGCGGAGGGCGCCTGGCTGGAGGTCGTCGAGGAGATCGAGCGCCGCCGCGCGGTCGCTCGGCTCGTCGCCTGGGGGGACAAGGCGCAATCGGCCGACCCGGGCTTCCGCCACGAGTTGGCGCGTTGGCTGCGCCCCAACCACCCCGAGCGTCGGGACGGCATCCCCGGCTACGCGCTGGGTCTGTCGGACGTCGCCGCCCGGGTGGGACCGATGGTCGTCCGGACCTTCGATCTCGGCAAAGGCCACGCCGCGCGCGATCTCGAGCTCGCGGAGAGCTCACCGGCGTTGCTGGTCCTGGGAACGGCGCTGGACGGCCGCTGCAGCTGGTTGGCGGCGGGTCAGGCGCTCGCCCATGTCCTCCTGCGGCTGACCGCGGAGGGCGCGGTGGCCTCCTTCCTCAATCAGCCCATCGAGGTGCCGCGATTGCGCCCCACGCTGACCTCGCTGGTGGGCGCGACGGGTGCGGCGCAGCTGCTCCTGCGGGCGGGCTACGGGCCACCCGGCCCCGCCACCCCCCGGCGCCCGCTCACCGAGGTGCTGATCCGCACCTGA
- a CDS encoding MbcA/ParS/Xre antitoxin family protein: MTISSATPRERPDPARVLSRAVVAAADRLGVRARTLAQVLGTSEATVSRLRHGRSLDPASKPGELALLFVRLFRSLDALVGGGDTDARAWLEAPNHHLGGIPAERIRTVEGLVDVVRYLDAMRGRN; this comes from the coding sequence ATGACCATCTCCTCCGCCACACCGCGTGAACGGCCGGATCCCGCACGGGTGCTGTCGCGGGCGGTGGTGGCGGCGGCAGACCGGTTGGGGGTGCGTGCGCGGACGCTGGCGCAGGTACTCGGCACCAGCGAAGCCACCGTATCCCGCCTGCGCCACGGCCGCTCGTTGGACCCGGCCAGCAAGCCGGGGGAGCTGGCGCTGCTGTTCGTGCGGCTCTTCCGCAGCCTGGACGCCCTGGTGGGGGGCGGGGACACGGACGCGCGCGCCTGGTTGGAGGCCCCCAACCACCACCTGGGGGGAATCCCCGCCGAGCGCATCCGTACCGTGGAGGGGCTGGTCGATGTCGTCCGATATCTGGACGCGATGCGCGGGCGCAACTAG
- a CDS encoding glycine--tRNA ligase — protein sequence MANADVMDKLVSLAKRRGFVFQSSEIYGGAGSVWDYGPLGVELKRNVKDAWWAAMVLQRDDIEGLDAGILMHPRVWEASGHVSGFTDPLVECKTCKRRFRQDQLESAECGQKPSKRPGEAEACALGEPRLFNLMFKTFMGPVEEDAATVYLRPETAQGSYVNFLNVQTAARQRVPFGIAQIGKAFRNEITPGNFIFRSREFEQMEMQFFVEPGSDEEWFEYWRAQRLAWHHALGIRPEKLRFHPHGPNELAHYAKQAEDIEYEFPFGWKEFEGIHNRSDYDLSRHQEYSKKRLEYVESDTGKRFIPYVIETAVGVDRTVLVVLADAYREETVEGEERVVLALHPRLAPLKAAVLPLVKKDGLPEIADALHRELRAASLPSFFDAAGSIGRRYRRQDEAGTPWCITVDGQTAEDDTVTVRDRDSLEQVRIPLRGVLPWMQERLSAR from the coding sequence ATGGCGAATGCCGACGTGATGGACAAGCTGGTGTCCCTGGCCAAGCGCCGGGGCTTCGTATTCCAGTCCTCCGAGATCTACGGAGGCGCTGGCTCCGTCTGGGACTACGGACCGCTGGGCGTCGAGCTCAAGCGCAACGTGAAGGACGCCTGGTGGGCCGCGATGGTGCTCCAGCGCGACGACATCGAGGGCCTCGATGCCGGCATCCTGATGCATCCACGCGTCTGGGAGGCGTCCGGCCACGTCTCCGGCTTCACGGACCCGCTGGTCGAGTGCAAGACCTGCAAGCGACGCTTCCGCCAGGACCAGTTGGAGTCCGCCGAATGCGGACAGAAGCCGAGCAAGCGACCGGGAGAAGCGGAGGCGTGCGCGCTCGGGGAGCCCCGGCTCTTCAACCTCATGTTCAAGACGTTCATGGGGCCGGTGGAGGAAGATGCCGCCACCGTGTACCTGCGCCCGGAGACCGCCCAGGGCAGCTACGTCAATTTCCTCAACGTGCAGACCGCGGCCCGCCAGCGCGTGCCCTTCGGCATCGCCCAGATCGGCAAGGCGTTCCGCAACGAGATCACGCCGGGCAACTTCATCTTCCGCTCGCGTGAGTTCGAGCAGATGGAGATGCAGTTCTTCGTCGAGCCCGGCAGCGACGAGGAGTGGTTCGAGTACTGGCGTGCCCAGCGTCTGGCGTGGCACCACGCGCTGGGGATCCGTCCGGAGAAGCTGCGCTTCCATCCGCATGGGCCGAACGAGCTGGCGCACTACGCCAAGCAGGCGGAGGACATCGAGTACGAGTTCCCCTTCGGATGGAAGGAATTCGAAGGGATCCACAACCGCTCCGACTACGACCTCTCCCGCCACCAGGAGTACTCGAAGAAGCGGTTGGAGTACGTCGAGTCCGACACCGGCAAGCGCTTCATCCCGTACGTCATCGAGACGGCGGTCGGCGTCGACCGCACCGTCCTCGTGGTGCTCGCGGACGCCTACCGCGAGGAGACCGTGGAGGGGGAGGAGCGCGTCGTCCTGGCGTTGCATCCGCGGCTGGCGCCCCTCAAGGCGGCCGTGCTGCCACTGGTCAAGAAGGATGGGCTGCCGGAGATCGCGGACGCACTGCACCGCGAGCTGCGCGCGGCGTCGCTGCCGTCCTTCTTCGACGCGGCCGGCTCCATCGGTCGCCGGTACCGCCGCCAGGACGAGGCGGGCACTCCGTGGTGCATCACGGTGGACGGGCAGACCGCCGAGGACGACACGGTCACCGTCCGCGACCGCGACAGCCTCGAGCAGGTCCGCATCCCTCTCCGCGGAGTGCTGCCCTGGATGCAGGAGCGGCTGTCGGCGCGGTGA
- a CDS encoding NifU family protein produces MLTFTDRARDAVLAFMGEGDSLEVLRVHMTGEAAEPRFELTLVGRDEVAQQDRTFDMGGFQVVVDAASVDALEGAEVDYVERVNEAGFEVRPAPRAGSGPSATGPVADRVRAMLDERINPAVAAHGGAIELVGVDGTDVYIEMTGGCQGCAMSRMTLRQGVERMLREEIPEITAVHDATDHSSGANPYFSHPV; encoded by the coding sequence ATGCTCACGTTCACCGACCGCGCCCGCGACGCCGTCCTCGCCTTCATGGGAGAGGGCGACAGCCTGGAGGTGCTCCGCGTCCACATGACCGGAGAGGCCGCCGAGCCCCGCTTCGAGCTCACCCTCGTGGGCCGCGACGAAGTGGCGCAGCAGGACCGCACCTTCGACATGGGCGGCTTCCAGGTGGTGGTCGACGCCGCGTCGGTCGACGCGCTGGAGGGTGCGGAGGTCGACTACGTGGAGCGCGTCAACGAGGCGGGCTTCGAGGTCCGCCCCGCGCCGCGCGCCGGGAGCGGCCCCAGCGCCACGGGGCCCGTCGCCGACCGCGTGCGCGCGATGCTGGACGAGCGGATCAATCCCGCCGTCGCGGCCCACGGGGGTGCCATCGAGCTGGTCGGCGTGGACGGCACCGACGTGTACATCGAGATGACAGGCGGGTGTCAGGGGTGCGCCATGTCGCGCATGACCCTGCGGCAAGGTGTGGAGCGCATGCTCCGGGAGGAGATCCCCGAGATCACCGCCGTGCACGACGCCACCGACCACTCCAGCGGGGCCAACCCCTACTTCTCGCACCCGGTCTAG
- a CDS encoding formyltransferase family protein translates to MKSLLICHKGAPLDQVVLARWLASSTELVGIVELDETRARLAKRVRREVKRVGWLRFLDVTAFRIWYRMAHAARDRAWEARTVERFAARYPDLPGDLPRLETHSPNTPEARAFIERLAPDVMIARCKQLLKREIFQIPTHGTYVMHPGVCPEYRNAHGCFWALANGDRDKVGMTLLRIDEGVDTGPVYGYFSYDIDEVRETHFVIQSRVVLDNLDRIAETFRAIAAGTASTIDTTGRPSGTWGQPWLTRWWAWKREARRRA, encoded by the coding sequence ATGAAAAGCCTCCTCATCTGCCACAAGGGTGCACCGCTGGACCAGGTGGTGCTGGCCCGCTGGCTGGCGTCGTCCACCGAGCTGGTGGGCATCGTCGAGCTGGACGAGACCCGCGCCCGTCTGGCCAAGCGCGTGCGACGCGAGGTCAAGCGGGTGGGCTGGCTGCGGTTCCTGGACGTGACCGCGTTCCGGATCTGGTATCGGATGGCCCACGCGGCCCGTGACCGCGCCTGGGAGGCCCGTACGGTGGAGCGGTTCGCCGCCCGGTATCCGGATCTCCCGGGGGACCTGCCCCGGCTCGAGACGCACTCACCCAACACGCCCGAAGCGCGTGCCTTCATCGAGCGGCTGGCGCCGGACGTGATGATCGCGCGCTGCAAGCAGCTCCTGAAGCGCGAGATCTTCCAGATCCCGACCCACGGCACCTACGTGATGCATCCGGGTGTGTGTCCGGAGTACCGCAACGCGCACGGCTGCTTCTGGGCCCTGGCCAACGGAGACCGCGACAAGGTGGGGATGACCCTGCTGCGCATCGACGAGGGCGTCGACACCGGCCCGGTCTACGGCTACTTCAGCTACGACATCGACGAAGTGCGCGAGACGCACTTCGTGATCCAGTCGCGCGTGGTCCTCGACAACCTCGATCGCATCGCCGAGACGTTCCGCGCCATCGCCGCCGGGACGGCCTCGACCATCGACACGACGGGGCGGCCGTCCGGGACGTGGGGCCAGCCGTGGCTGACGCGCTGGTGGGCCTGGAAGCGCGAGGCCCGGCGGCGCGCATGA
- a CDS encoding polysaccharide deacetylase family protein, whose product MADALVGLEARGPAARMNVTTLLYHDVVQPGAWSSSGFEGPGADAYKLEVPDFLRQLDRIAQAVEGPAVPIGAALAVQGAEPWTFTVDDGGVTSATEIAPALEARGWVGHFFVTTGRIGTPGFVSEAQIRALDQAGHVVGSHTVTHPTRMARVPYPRMVEEWTRSRQRLEDILQKSVRVASVPGGYYAPPVARAAAEAGLEILYTSEPVRGVETVAGCTVVGRYCVKLGTSDDEVVGLATGRGSFRLRQWAHWNTKKVAKVIGGPLYLSAQRFLQARSR is encoded by the coding sequence GTGGCTGACGCGCTGGTGGGCCTGGAAGCGCGAGGCCCGGCGGCGCGCATGAACGTCACCACGCTGCTCTACCACGACGTCGTGCAGCCCGGGGCCTGGAGCTCGTCCGGCTTCGAGGGGCCGGGCGCCGACGCGTACAAGCTCGAGGTGCCCGACTTCCTGCGGCAGCTCGACCGCATCGCGCAGGCGGTGGAGGGTCCGGCGGTCCCGATCGGCGCCGCGCTGGCGGTGCAGGGCGCGGAACCGTGGACGTTCACCGTCGACGACGGGGGGGTCACGTCGGCCACCGAGATCGCGCCCGCGCTCGAGGCGCGTGGGTGGGTGGGCCACTTCTTCGTGACCACCGGACGCATCGGCACGCCCGGCTTCGTGAGCGAGGCGCAGATCCGCGCCCTGGACCAGGCCGGGCACGTGGTGGGATCCCATACGGTCACCCACCCGACCCGGATGGCACGCGTGCCCTATCCGCGGATGGTGGAGGAGTGGACCCGGAGCCGGCAGCGGCTGGAGGACATCTTGCAGAAGTCCGTCCGGGTGGCCTCGGTTCCCGGCGGCTACTACGCGCCCCCGGTGGCGCGGGCCGCCGCGGAGGCCGGCCTGGAGATCCTCTACACGTCGGAGCCGGTGCGCGGCGTGGAAACGGTGGCGGGATGTACCGTTGTGGGACGCTATTGCGTCAAGCTGGGCACGTCGGACGACGAGGTGGTCGGCCTGGCGACCGGTCGTGGGAGCTTCCGCCTGCGCCAGTGGGCCCACTGGAACACGAAGAAGGTGGCGAAGGTGATCGGGGGTCCGCTCTACCTCAGCGCGCAGCGCTTCCTGCAGGCGCGCTCCCGCTGA
- the merB gene encoding organomercurial lyase — MDDLARLTRWMVYQHFAQTGTAPPFDRLVRLVDRPADEVRAALGRLDQAHQVVLASDGESIHMAHPFAGYASGVTVDAGGTRYAANCIWDGLALPALLGRDAVVEAEAVRGAPFRFQIRDGVLASTVSWIHLQVPAARFWDDIGYT; from the coding sequence ATGGACGACCTCGCACGCCTGACGCGCTGGATGGTGTACCAGCACTTCGCGCAGACCGGCACGGCTCCGCCGTTCGACCGGCTCGTGCGGTTGGTGGACCGACCCGCCGACGAGGTGCGGGCGGCCCTGGGCCGGTTGGACCAGGCCCACCAGGTCGTGCTGGCGAGCGACGGCGAGTCCATCCACATGGCGCACCCGTTCGCTGGCTACGCATCCGGGGTGACCGTCGACGCGGGGGGGACCCGATACGCCGCCAACTGCATCTGGGACGGGCTGGCCCTGCCCGCCCTCCTCGGCCGGGACGCGGTCGTGGAGGCCGAAGCGGTGCGGGGGGCACCCTTCCGTTTCCAGATCCGGGACGGCGTCCTGGCGTCGACGGTGTCGTGGATCCACCTGCAGGTGCCGGCCGCGCGTTTCTGGGACGACATCGGCTACACCTGA
- a CDS encoding RES family NAD+ phosphorylase, with amino-acid sequence MSSDIWTRCAGATRLAALDASPWRVVEAQHLVSTRKLVDSAAEQEVLEDLLDGAKPPDPAAGRRHYLLSTPFRYPPLPWGSRFGGRQERGIWYGADTVRTALAETAYYRLLFLEGTAADLPALSSEHTVFRVGLRTDRGVDLTRPPFDRHRDVLASPVDYTATQALGSAMRADGVEVARYRSARDVEGGTALAVFTPSVFGRHRPREFESWYVTSTRAAVEMLRRDFFRRDVLRFPRADFLVDGALPRPAS; translated from the coding sequence ATGTCGTCCGATATCTGGACGCGATGCGCGGGCGCAACTAGGCTCGCCGCCCTCGACGCCTCCCCCTGGCGGGTGGTGGAGGCACAGCATCTCGTCTCCACCCGGAAGCTCGTCGACTCCGCCGCCGAGCAGGAGGTGCTCGAAGACCTCCTGGACGGCGCCAAGCCTCCCGATCCGGCGGCCGGGCGCCGGCACTACCTGCTCTCGACGCCGTTCCGCTACCCCCCGCTGCCGTGGGGCTCGCGCTTCGGCGGGCGCCAGGAGCGCGGCATCTGGTACGGGGCCGACACGGTGCGCACGGCGCTGGCCGAGACCGCCTACTACCGGCTCCTCTTCCTCGAGGGTACCGCGGCGGACCTGCCCGCCCTGTCGAGCGAGCACACCGTCTTCCGGGTCGGGCTGCGCACGGACCGCGGCGTCGATCTGACGCGGCCGCCGTTCGACCGCCACCGGGACGTGCTGGCATCCCCGGTCGACTACACGGCCACGCAGGCGCTGGGGAGCGCGATGCGCGCGGACGGCGTGGAGGTCGCCCGCTACCGGTCGGCGCGCGACGTGGAGGGCGGAACCGCCCTGGCCGTCTTCACCCCGTCGGTGTTCGGACGCCATCGCCCGCGGGAGTTCGAGTCGTGGTACGTCACCAGCACGCGCGCAGCGGTGGAGATGCTGCGCCGTGACTTCTTCCGGAGGGACGTGCTCCGCTTCCCGCGTGCCGACTTCCTCGTGGACGGCGCGCTTCCCCGCCCGGCGTCATGA
- a CDS encoding EAL domain-containing protein, with the protein MKPTSATTLAEPAPPRAPAREIRVLLLDDAEATRRAGDLLVAEGYRVDVLDPRQGTEPLDSLELGPDQAVICDVDHAGRRSVDVVRSLRRRSRGTPFILLSAHPAVGTATEIFDDRAYVCVRKPVATDDLLRVLRRSALQQRMVRLQREAQRDLAPAQSDLSARFQNALASLWIAYQPIIDRGWRIWGYEALLRTEEPSLRNPPVFLQAAQDLGRVAELAELIWERATEPFLRFEPKAALFMNIDPNQLEMDELFPAHHPARRIADRVIFEVRGQAFDLEDTLVADRLAQLRARGFRIAVDDLGAGSSGLAAIAQIEPDFVKLDGVLVRGVENHDRRQRLIGSISGLCSDLGIQCIASGVETRREFESLTQLGIGMYQGFFVGRPMPWGAPQSGG; encoded by the coding sequence ATGAAGCCGACGAGCGCCACGACCCTCGCGGAACCGGCCCCGCCCCGGGCGCCGGCCCGGGAGATCCGGGTCCTCCTCCTGGATGATGCGGAGGCGACGCGTCGGGCCGGAGACCTCCTGGTGGCCGAGGGCTACCGGGTGGACGTGCTGGACCCGAGGCAGGGGACGGAGCCGCTCGACTCGCTCGAGTTGGGACCGGATCAAGCGGTGATCTGCGATGTCGATCACGCGGGCCGCCGCTCGGTCGACGTGGTGCGGTCGCTGCGCCGGCGCTCGCGAGGGACGCCCTTCATCCTCCTGTCCGCCCATCCTGCGGTCGGCACCGCCACCGAGATCTTCGATGACCGGGCGTACGTGTGCGTGCGCAAGCCGGTGGCCACGGACGACCTGCTCCGGGTGTTGCGGCGCTCCGCCCTGCAACAGCGCATGGTCCGGCTGCAGCGCGAGGCCCAACGCGATCTGGCGCCGGCGCAGTCGGATCTCTCCGCGAGGTTCCAGAACGCGCTCGCTTCCCTCTGGATCGCCTACCAGCCGATCATCGATCGCGGATGGCGCATCTGGGGGTACGAAGCGCTGCTGCGGACCGAGGAGCCGTCCCTGCGCAACCCGCCCGTCTTCCTGCAGGCCGCGCAGGATCTGGGCCGCGTGGCCGAGCTGGCGGAGCTGATCTGGGAGCGGGCGACCGAGCCGTTCCTGCGGTTCGAGCCCAAGGCGGCGCTCTTCATGAACATCGATCCCAACCAGCTCGAGATGGACGAGCTGTTCCCCGCCCACCACCCCGCACGGCGCATCGCGGACCGGGTCATCTTCGAGGTGCGGGGTCAGGCTTTCGACCTCGAGGACACGCTGGTGGCGGATCGGCTGGCGCAGCTACGCGCGCGGGGCTTCCGCATCGCCGTCGACGACCTGGGCGCCGGCTCTTCCGGGCTGGCTGCCATCGCGCAGATCGAACCGGATTTCGTGAAGCTGGATGGCGTGCTGGTCCGCGGGGTGGAGAACCACGACCGGCGTCAGCGTCTGATCGGCTCCATCTCCGGGCTGTGCTCCGACCTCGGGATCCAGTGCATCGCGTCGGGCGTGGAGACCCGCCGGGAGTTCGAATCCCTCACGCAGCTCGGCATCGGGATGTACCAGGGATTCTTCGTGGGCCGACCGATGCCGTGGGGTGCGCCGCAGAGCGGAGGCTGA